One segment of Pleomorphomonas sp. PLEO DNA contains the following:
- the hisN gene encoding histidinol-phosphatase, translating to MQITPISKAFFDRLADAASAAIIPHFRTALAVENKLEGAFDPVTIADKAGEMAMRELIGAAYPDHGILGEEFGNAGLDRENVWVLDPVDGTRSFIAGIPLWGTLIGLRSGGRAVQGMMAQPFTGERFYGDGTSASYSGPGGERSLRTRPCGDISQATLFTTSLHAFNDSDRATYLAVERQARLARYSADCYAYCMVAAGQADLVIEAGLQPYDITALIPVIEGAGGVVTSWTGGSPIDGGRVVASGDPRLHEQVLKLLS from the coding sequence ATGCAGATCACACCCATCTCCAAAGCCTTCTTCGACCGGTTGGCCGATGCGGCCTCGGCGGCGATCATACCGCATTTCCGTACCGCGCTCGCCGTTGAGAACAAGCTCGAGGGCGCCTTCGATCCGGTAACGATCGCCGACAAGGCCGGCGAGATGGCGATGCGGGAGCTGATTGGCGCTGCTTATCCCGACCACGGCATTCTGGGCGAGGAATTCGGTAATGCCGGGCTCGATCGGGAAAATGTCTGGGTGCTCGATCCGGTTGATGGCACGCGCTCGTTCATCGCCGGCATTCCGCTGTGGGGCACGCTGATCGGTCTGAGGTCGGGTGGCCGAGCGGTTCAGGGCATGATGGCGCAGCCTTTCACCGGCGAGCGCTTTTATGGTGACGGTACCTCGGCCAGCTATAGCGGCCCCGGTGGCGAGCGCTCGCTTCGGACGCGGCCTTGCGGCGACATTTCACAGGCAACGCTGTTCACCACTTCGCTCCACGCCTTCAACGACTCCGATCGCGCGACCTATCTGGCCGTCGAGCGGCAGGCGAGGCTCGCCCGCTACAGCGCCGATTGTTACGCCTATTGCATGGTGGCGGCCGGGCAGGCCGACCTCGTCATCGAGGCGGGGCTTCAGCCTTACGACATCACGGCACTGATCCCGGTGATCGAGGGCGCCGGCGGCGTCGTCACATCCTGGACCGGTGGCAGCCCCATCGACGGTGGCCGCGTGGTCGCGAGCGGCGACCCGCGCCTGCACGAGCAGGTGCTGAAACTGCTGAGCTGA
- a CDS encoding alpha/beta fold hydrolase, protein MDLLDLADNPIPAGCRQEMISTSDGVRLRTARWPALPGGVKGTVCLFPGWSETIEKYFHVVERLRQRGFAVAILEWRGQGGSTRLAGDPGKGHVRSFRHYLRDIEAFRRRVVLPDCPPPYFALGHSMGGGILLSAGRFLAPTFDRLVLTAPMLGLTNRATVPGFRRLLLRFAVYCGAGPSYIPGQRRRASKARTFEHSPLTSDPDRYRVNEAIYTAQPIYRLAAPTLGWVSAATRMFDRLAAPDLADNTPAPVMLVNSGADTVVSRLAIETMARRLRNPAYVLIHGARHEVLMEREVYAAQFWAAFDAFIPGSSE, encoded by the coding sequence ATGGATCTTCTCGATCTCGCCGACAATCCGATCCCTGCCGGCTGCCGGCAGGAAATGATCTCCACCTCCGACGGCGTTCGCCTGCGCACCGCCCGCTGGCCGGCGCTGCCGGGCGGAGTGAAGGGCACCGTCTGCCTGTTCCCCGGCTGGTCCGAGACCATCGAGAAATATTTTCACGTCGTCGAGCGCCTGAGACAACGCGGTTTTGCCGTGGCGATCCTGGAGTGGCGCGGCCAGGGTGGATCGACCCGGCTTGCCGGTGACCCCGGCAAGGGCCATGTCCGATCGTTCCGGCACTACCTGCGCGATATCGAGGCCTTTCGCCGCCGCGTCGTCCTGCCAGACTGCCCGCCGCCCTATTTTGCCCTGGGACATTCGATGGGTGGCGGCATTCTGCTGTCGGCCGGCCGCTTTCTCGCTCCCACCTTCGACCGGCTGGTGCTGACGGCGCCGATGCTCGGCCTTACCAACAGGGCGACCGTGCCGGGCTTCCGCCGGCTGCTGCTGCGCTTCGCCGTCTATTGCGGCGCCGGCCCCAGCTACATTCCCGGCCAGCGCCGCCGTGCAAGCAAGGCGAGAACGTTCGAGCACAGCCCGCTGACATCCGATCCCGACCGCTACCGCGTCAACGAGGCGATCTACACCGCCCAGCCGATCTACCGGCTGGCCGCGCCGACGCTCGGCTGGGTATCGGCTGCGACACGCATGTTCGATCGTCTCGCCGCGCCGGATCTCGCCGACAACACGCCGGCGCCGGTGATGCTGGTCAATTCAGGTGCCGACACGGTAGTGAGTCGCCTCGCCATCGAGACCATGGCGCGCCGCCTGCGCAACCCGGCCTACGTGCTGATCCACGGCGCTCGCCATGAGGTGCTGATGGAACGCGAGGTCTACGCCGCCCAGTTCTGGGCGGCCTTTGACGCCTTCATTCCAGGCTCGTCGGAATAG
- a CDS encoding Hsp20 family protein — protein sequence MRNFDLSPLYRSTIGFDRLFTLLDQVSTSDASAQSYPPYNIERTGENDYRITIAVAGFSEDELTIEAREGVLTVKGEKKPETEGSGHEMLYRGIAARAFERRFQLADHVEVKGASLEHGLLHVDLVRDIPESKRARTIPIGKGEAPQIETTLN from the coding sequence ATGCGTAATTTCGACCTTTCCCCGCTCTATCGCTCGACCATCGGCTTCGATCGCCTGTTCACGCTGCTCGACCAGGTGTCGACCAGCGACGCGTCGGCCCAGTCCTATCCGCCCTACAACATCGAGCGTACCGGCGAGAATGACTATCGCATCACCATCGCCGTCGCCGGCTTTTCCGAAGACGAGCTGACGATCGAGGCCCGCGAGGGCGTCCTGACGGTCAAGGGCGAGAAGAAGCCCGAGACCGAAGGCAGCGGCCATGAGATGCTTTATCGCGGCATCGCTGCCCGCGCCTTCGAGCGACGCTTCCAGCTTGCCGATCATGTCGAGGTGAAGGGCGCCTCGCTGGAGCACGGCCTCCTGCACGTCGATCTCGTGCGCGATATTCCCGAGAGCAAGCGGGCGCGGACGATTCCGATCGGCAAGGGCGAGGCCCCGCAGATTGAAACGACCCTCAACTGA
- a CDS encoding low specificity L-threonine aldolase, whose translation MGGAQTRRLSPETEKAKLGSMYFASDNWAGASAQVANALLNAGNGSVPAYGADDQTRVAVDWFSEVFEHDVSVFFVATGTAANSLSLASVMKPAGIVLCHDVAHIACDEAGAPEFLSGGRLVTIPGDRGKLTPDALEAAIGRYFPAAVHHGRPVAVSLSQSTEWGTVYTVEEVTALAAVAHAYGLKVHMDGARLANALAFLGCQPADITWKAGVDVLSFGGTKNGCWCAEAVVFFNTKKAEDFGYIRKRAGQLFSKSRFVAAQFQGYFDRGHWLDNAFHANTMAKRLATGISQLSTGRILWEPEANEVFAIWPKPVSARLKAAGAQFYEWNPEGLGDSEKPGADEDLVRLVTSFATAAHEVDHFLKALGK comes from the coding sequence ATGGGTGGTGCGCAAACTCGGCGGCTGTCGCCCGAGACTGAGAAGGCTAAACTCGGCTCCATGTACTTTGCCAGCGACAACTGGGCCGGCGCTTCGGCGCAAGTGGCCAATGCCCTCCTCAATGCCGGAAACGGCTCCGTTCCCGCCTATGGCGCCGACGACCAGACGCGCGTCGCCGTCGACTGGTTCTCGGAGGTGTTCGAGCACGACGTCTCCGTTTTCTTCGTCGCCACCGGCACGGCCGCCAATTCGCTGTCGCTCGCCTCGGTGATGAAGCCGGCCGGCATCGTGCTCTGCCATGACGTGGCGCATATCGCCTGCGACGAAGCCGGTGCGCCGGAGTTCCTATCGGGCGGCCGCCTCGTTACCATTCCCGGCGACCGCGGCAAATTGACGCCCGACGCGCTGGAAGCGGCGATCGGCCGCTATTTCCCCGCCGCCGTCCATCACGGTCGCCCGGTTGCCGTCTCCCTCAGCCAGTCGACCGAATGGGGCACCGTCTACACGGTGGAGGAAGTCACCGCGCTCGCCGCCGTCGCCCACGCCTATGGCCTGAAGGTCCATATGGATGGCGCCCGCCTTGCCAACGCGCTTGCCTTCCTCGGCTGCCAGCCGGCCGACATCACCTGGAAGGCCGGCGTCGACGTGTTGTCCTTCGGCGGCACCAAGAACGGCTGCTGGTGCGCCGAGGCCGTCGTCTTCTTCAACACCAAGAAGGCCGAGGATTTCGGCTATATCAGGAAGCGGGCCGGCCAGCTGTTTTCCAAGAGCCGTTTCGTCGCCGCCCAGTTCCAGGGCTATTTCGACCGTGGCCACTGGCTGGACAATGCCTTCCACGCCAACACCATGGCCAAGCGCCTCGCCACCGGCATCAGCCAACTCTCCACCGGTCGCATTCTCTGGGAGCCAGAAGCCAACGAAGTGTTCGCCATCTGGCCGAAGCCGGTCAGTGCCCGCCTCAAGGCGGCCGGCGCCCAGTTCTACGAGTGGAATCCCGAAGGCCTCGGCGACAGCGAGAAACCGGGCGCGGACGAGGATCTCGTCCGCCTCGTCACCTCGTTTGCCACCGCCGCGCACGAGGTCGACCACTTCCTGAAGGCGCTCGGCAAGTAG
- the gltB gene encoding glutamate synthase large subunit: MKTLDESMPHLVPAAPNAATSATRTPVDDIAAIRAKAGAEGLYSAQHEHDACGVGFVADIKGRKSHQTVTDALYVLENLEHRGAVGADPLMGDGAGILVQIPHRFFAEECPKLGFELPDAGRYGVGQFFLPQDEAERTRALEIVERSVKAQGLAILGWRAVPVDNSALSDGVRATEPVHRQLFVMLPGTSDQEALERKLYIARKVLSGDVYEADWNGATKRDQDSFYVVSFSSRTVVYKGMFLSYQVKRYYPDLSDVRFESALALVHQRFSTNTFPSWKLAHPYRMVAHNGEINTLRGNVNWMYARQATTTSKVFGEDIEKIWPISYEGQSDTACFDNALEFLLRGGYSLPHAVMTLIPEAWAGNESMDAERKAFYEYHAAIMEPWDGPAAVAFTDGRQIGATLDRNGLRPARYVVTDDDRVILASESGTLPIPEEKIVQKWRLQPGKMLLIDLVEGRIISDDEIKKTISTAQPYAELIHDTQLVLEDLPAVRARAPKSAENILDLQQAFGYSQEDLKVLMAPMAITGQEATGSMGTDTPISVLSSKSKLLYTYFKQNFAQVTNPPIDPIREELVMSLVSFIGPRPNLFDRGGDDAQKRLEVRQPILANEDLEKIRSIENVEGSGFKTITIDITYPAANGPSGMRPALEAICIQAEAAVRMSAAGQVYNIIILSDRMVGAERIGIPALLATAAVHHHLIRKGLRTQAGLVVESGEPREVHHFACLAGYGAEAINPYLAFDTLIAMKDKLPKGLDEHKVVYSYTKSIGKGLLKIMSKMGISTYQSYCGAQIFDAVGLSSRFVQKYFFGTATRIEGVGLDEIAKETVARHARAFGGDPTLATMLEVGGEYAQRMRGEAHVWTAGVIAGLQHAVRANSFEQFQKEFSEAINAQAEQAMTIRGLFRIRSAEEIGRTPVPLDEVEPAKDIVRKFATGAMSYGSISREAHTNLAIAMNRIGGRSNTGEGGEETDRFQPLPSGDSMRSAIKQVASGRFGVTTEYLVNSDQMQIKMAQGAKPGEGGQLPGHKVDAVIGKVRHATPGVQLISPPPHHDIYSIEDLAQLIFDLKNVNPTGEVSVKLVSEVGVGTVAAGVAKARADHITISGFEGGTGASPLTSIKHAGSPWEIGLAETQQTLVINGLRSRVELQVDGGVRTGRDVIVGALLGADGFGFATAPLIASGCLMMRKCHLNTCPVGIATQDPVLRKRFVGQPEHVINYFFFVAEEVRRYLAALGFRKLEELTGRTDILDKQAGIEHWKAKGLDFSRLFYLPKADPSEMRHTTSQKHPIDDILDRKLIAEAMPALEGGKPVKIETAVINVNRSVGAMLSGEIAKRYGHVGLPDDTIRVTLTGTAGQSFGAWGAHGLTLDLIGDGNDYVGKGLSGARLVVRPNPKSKIVPEKSIIVGNTVLYGAIAGECYFRGVAGERFAVRNSGAIAVVEGVGDHGCEYMTGGIVVVLGSTGRNFAAGMSGGIAYVLDEDGSFSKRCNMSMVEFEEMIEDELALPVGADGKVDIRGDMTRHDCERLRALIERHHAWTGSPRAKAILDDWAAWRGKFIKVMPTEYRKALEAMTASRLAAE; encoded by the coding sequence ATGAAGACGCTCGACGAATCGATGCCGCACCTCGTGCCTGCCGCGCCGAATGCCGCAACGAGCGCCACGCGCACGCCGGTCGATGATATCGCCGCTATTCGTGCGAAAGCCGGGGCGGAGGGCCTCTACAGCGCCCAGCACGAGCATGACGCCTGCGGCGTCGGCTTCGTCGCCGACATCAAGGGCCGCAAGAGCCACCAGACCGTGACGGATGCCCTTTACGTGCTCGAGAACCTCGAGCATCGCGGCGCCGTCGGCGCCGACCCGTTGATGGGCGATGGCGCCGGCATTCTGGTGCAGATCCCGCATCGCTTTTTCGCCGAAGAGTGTCCGAAGCTTGGCTTCGAGCTGCCGGACGCCGGCCGCTATGGCGTCGGTCAGTTCTTCCTGCCGCAGGACGAGGCCGAGCGGACCCGCGCCCTCGAGATCGTCGAACGGTCGGTCAAGGCCCAGGGACTCGCCATCCTCGGCTGGCGCGCGGTGCCGGTCGATAACTCAGCTTTGTCCGATGGCGTCAGGGCCACCGAGCCGGTGCATCGGCAGCTGTTCGTCATGCTGCCGGGAACGTCCGATCAGGAAGCGCTGGAGCGCAAGCTCTACATCGCCCGCAAGGTGTTGTCGGGCGACGTCTACGAAGCCGACTGGAATGGCGCCACCAAGCGCGATCAGGATTCCTTCTATGTGGTGTCGTTCTCCTCGCGCACCGTCGTCTACAAGGGTATGTTCCTGAGCTATCAGGTCAAGCGCTACTACCCCGACCTGTCGGACGTCCGGTTTGAGTCGGCGCTGGCGCTCGTCCACCAGCGCTTCTCCACCAACACCTTCCCGTCGTGGAAGCTGGCCCATCCTTACCGCATGGTCGCCCACAACGGCGAGATCAACACGCTGCGCGGCAACGTCAACTGGATGTACGCCCGCCAGGCGACCACCACGTCCAAGGTGTTCGGCGAGGATATCGAGAAGATCTGGCCGATCTCCTACGAGGGCCAGTCGGATACCGCCTGCTTCGACAACGCGCTGGAGTTCCTGCTGCGCGGCGGCTACTCGCTGCCGCACGCGGTCATGACGCTCATCCCCGAGGCTTGGGCCGGCAACGAGAGCATGGATGCCGAGCGCAAGGCTTTCTATGAATATCACGCTGCGATCATGGAGCCGTGGGACGGACCGGCGGCCGTTGCCTTCACCGACGGTCGGCAGATCGGCGCGACGCTCGACCGCAACGGTCTGCGTCCGGCTCGCTATGTCGTCACCGACGATGATCGGGTGATCCTGGCCTCCGAGAGTGGCACCTTGCCGATTCCGGAAGAGAAGATTGTCCAGAAGTGGCGCCTGCAGCCGGGCAAGATGCTGCTGATCGACCTTGTCGAGGGCCGCATCATCTCCGACGACGAGATCAAGAAGACGATCTCGACGGCGCAGCCCTATGCCGAGTTGATCCACGACACCCAGCTGGTTCTCGAGGACCTGCCGGCGGTGCGCGCCCGTGCGCCCAAGTCGGCCGAGAACATCCTCGACCTGCAGCAGGCCTTTGGCTACAGCCAGGAAGACCTCAAGGTGCTGATGGCGCCAATGGCCATCACCGGCCAGGAGGCAACCGGTTCGATGGGCACCGACACGCCGATCTCGGTGCTGTCGTCCAAGTCGAAGCTGCTCTACACCTACTTCAAGCAGAACTTCGCCCAGGTGACCAACCCGCCGATCGACCCGATCCGCGAAGAGCTGGTCATGAGCCTGGTGTCGTTCATCGGCCCGCGTCCGAACTTGTTCGATCGCGGCGGCGATGACGCGCAGAAGCGCCTCGAGGTGCGGCAGCCAATCCTGGCTAACGAGGACCTGGAGAAGATCCGGTCGATCGAGAACGTCGAGGGCTCCGGCTTCAAGACCATCACCATCGACATCACCTATCCGGCGGCCAACGGTCCCTCCGGCATGCGGCCGGCCCTCGAGGCCATCTGCATCCAGGCCGAGGCGGCGGTGCGCATGTCGGCGGCTGGTCAGGTCTACAACATCATCATCCTCTCCGACCGCATGGTCGGTGCCGAGCGCATCGGCATTCCGGCGCTGCTGGCCACGGCGGCCGTGCACCATCACCTCATCCGCAAGGGGCTCCGCACCCAGGCCGGTCTGGTGGTGGAATCGGGCGAGCCGCGCGAGGTGCATCACTTCGCCTGCCTTGCCGGCTACGGCGCCGAGGCGATCAACCCGTATCTCGCCTTCGATACGCTGATCGCCATGAAGGACAAGCTGCCCAAGGGGCTGGACGAGCACAAGGTCGTCTATAGCTACACCAAGTCGATCGGCAAGGGTCTGCTGAAGATCATGTCGAAGATGGGCATCTCGACCTATCAGTCCTACTGCGGCGCCCAGATCTTCGACGCCGTCGGCCTGTCGTCGCGCTTCGTGCAGAAGTATTTCTTCGGCACGGCGACCCGCATCGAGGGTGTTGGTCTCGATGAAATCGCCAAGGAAACGGTGGCCCGCCACGCTCGTGCCTTCGGTGGCGACCCGACGCTCGCCACCATGCTGGAAGTGGGGGGCGAGTATGCTCAGCGCATGCGTGGCGAAGCGCACGTCTGGACGGCGGGCGTCATCGCCGGCCTGCAGCACGCCGTGCGCGCCAATTCCTTCGAGCAGTTCCAGAAGGAATTCTCCGAGGCGATCAACGCCCAGGCCGAGCAGGCAATGACCATTCGCGGCCTGTTCCGCATCCGCTCGGCCGAGGAGATCGGCCGGACGCCGGTGCCGCTCGACGAAGTTGAGCCGGCAAAGGATATCGTCCGGAAGTTCGCCACCGGCGCCATGAGCTACGGTTCGATCAGCCGCGAGGCGCATACCAACCTCGCCATTGCCATGAACCGGATCGGCGGACGCTCGAACACCGGCGAGGGCGGCGAGGAAACCGATCGCTTCCAGCCGCTGCCGTCGGGCGACAGCATGCGTTCTGCGATCAAGCAGGTCGCCTCGGGCCGGTTCGGCGTCACCACCGAATATCTGGTCAACTCCGACCAGATGCAGATCAAGATGGCGCAGGGTGCAAAGCCCGGCGAGGGCGGCCAGCTGCCCGGCCACAAGGTCGACGCCGTCATCGGCAAGGTGCGCCACGCGACCCCCGGCGTGCAGCTCATCTCGCCGCCGCCGCACCATGACATCTACTCGATCGAGGATCTGGCGCAGCTGATCTTCGACTTGAAGAACGTCAACCCGACCGGCGAAGTGTCGGTGAAGCTGGTCTCGGAAGTCGGCGTCGGTACAGTTGCCGCCGGCGTCGCCAAGGCACGCGCCGATCACATCACCATCTCTGGCTTCGAAGGCGGCACCGGTGCTTCGCCGCTGACCTCCATCAAGCACGCGGGTTCGCCGTGGGAGATCGGTCTTGCCGAGACGCAGCAGACGCTGGTGATCAACGGCCTTCGTTCGCGTGTCGAACTTCAGGTCGATGGCGGTGTCCGCACCGGCCGTGACGTGATTGTCGGCGCGCTGCTCGGTGCCGACGGCTTCGGCTTTGCCACCGCGCCGCTGATCGCGAGCGGATGCCTGATGATGCGCAAGTGCCATCTCAACACCTGCCCGGTTGGCATCGCCACCCAGGATCCGGTGCTGAGGAAGCGTTTCGTCGGCCAGCCGGAACACGTCATCAACTACTTCTTCTTCGTCGCCGAGGAAGTGCGCCGCTATCTCGCCGCGCTCGGCTTCCGCAAGCTCGAGGAGCTGACCGGCCGCACCGACATTCTCGACAAGCAGGCGGGTATCGAGCACTGGAAGGCCAAGGGCCTCGATTTCTCGCGCCTGTTCTACCTGCCGAAGGCGGATCCGTCCGAGATGCGTCACACCACCTCGCAGAAGCATCCGATCGATGACATCCTCGACCGGAAGCTGATCGCCGAGGCGATGCCGGCGCTCGAAGGCGGCAAGCCGGTGAAAATCGAGACGGCGGTCATCAACGTCAATCGCTCGGTGGGCGCCATGCTCTCCGGCGAGATCGCCAAGCGCTATGGCCACGTCGGCCTGCCGGACGACACCATCCGCGTGACGCTGACCGGCACCGCCGGCCAGTCGTTCGGCGCCTGGGGTGCCCATGGCCTGACGCTCGACCTGATCGGCGACGGCAACGACTATGTTGGCAAGGGTCTGTCCGGTGCCCGCCTCGTGGTGCGCCCGAACCCGAAGTCGAAGATTGTGCCCGAGAAGTCGATCATCGTTGGCAACACCGTGCTTTACGGCGCCATCGCCGGCGAGTGCTACTTCCGCGGTGTCGCCGGTGAGCGGTTCGCGGTGCGCAACTCCGGTGCCATCGCCGTTGTCGAGGGCGTGGGTGACCACGGCTGCGAATACATGACCGGTGGCATTGTCGTCGTGCTTGGCAGCACCGGTCGCAACTTCGCGGCCGGCATGTCCGGCGGCATCGCCTATGTGCTCGATGAAGACGGCAGCTTCAGCAAGCGCTGCAACATGTCGATGGTCGAGTTCGAGGAGATGATCGAAGACGAGCTGGCGCTACCGGTTGGTGCCGACGGCAAGGTCGACATTCGTGGCGACATGACGCGTCACGACTGCGAACGCCTCAGGGCGCTGATCGAGCGGCACCACGCCTGGACCGGCTCGCCGCGCGCCAAGGCGATCCTGGATGACTGGGCCGCATGGCGCGGCAAGTTCATCAAGGTGATGCCGACCGAGTATCGCAAGGCGCTGGAAGCCATGACGGCGAGCCGCCTCGCCGCCGAGTAA
- a CDS encoding glutamate synthase subunit beta, with product MGKATGFLEFERQELKYQKVDDRVRHYNEFTVPPLESDMQTQGARCMECGVPYCHRGCPVNNQIPDWNDLVYNGDWETAARNLHSTNNFPEFTGRVCPAPCEAACTLNLFDTPVTIKQIEYTIAERAWKDGRVQPEIAKVKTGKKVAVIGSGPAGLAAAQQLARAGHDVHVYEKNARAGGLLRYGIPDFKLDKHIVERRVQQMVSEGVVFHFNVNVGVDVKVEDLKAEYDAVLLAGGSEKSRDLPVPGRELRGVHFAMEFLPQQNRRVGGEPLGSVDPISALGKRVVVIGGGDTGSDCIGTSNRQGATAVVQLEIMPKPPEKEDKLTTWPNWPLKLRTSSSHEEGAERLFGVTATAFEGQNGVVNKVHCVKVDAKFQPVPGTEFTIDADLVLFAMGFVHPVHEGMINELGVDKDGRGNVKATEVDYRTSVDKVFAAGDMRRGQSLVVWAIREGRQAARAIDEFMMGVSVLPR from the coding sequence ATGGGCAAGGCTACCGGCTTCCTTGAGTTCGAGCGTCAGGAGCTCAAGTACCAGAAGGTGGACGACCGCGTTCGCCACTACAACGAATTCACTGTTCCGCCGCTGGAAAGCGACATGCAGACCCAGGGTGCCCGCTGCATGGAGTGCGGCGTTCCCTACTGCCACCGCGGCTGTCCGGTGAACAACCAGATCCCGGACTGGAACGACCTCGTCTACAACGGCGACTGGGAGACGGCCGCTCGCAATCTCCACTCGACCAACAACTTCCCGGAGTTCACCGGTCGCGTCTGCCCGGCTCCCTGCGAGGCGGCCTGCACGCTGAACCTGTTCGACACCCCGGTGACAATCAAGCAGATCGAGTACACCATTGCCGAGCGGGCGTGGAAGGATGGCCGCGTGCAGCCGGAGATCGCCAAGGTCAAGACCGGCAAGAAGGTGGCGGTGATCGGTTCGGGCCCGGCGGGTCTCGCCGCCGCCCAGCAGCTCGCTCGCGCCGGCCATGACGTGCACGTCTACGAGAAGAATGCCCGTGCCGGCGGCCTTCTCCGCTACGGCATTCCCGACTTCAAGCTCGACAAGCACATCGTCGAGCGGCGCGTGCAGCAGATGGTCTCGGAAGGCGTCGTCTTCCACTTCAACGTCAACGTCGGCGTCGACGTGAAGGTCGAGGACCTCAAGGCCGAGTATGACGCCGTACTGCTGGCCGGCGGCTCGGAAAAGTCGCGCGACCTGCCGGTGCCGGGCCGTGAGCTGCGGGGCGTTCACTTCGCCATGGAGTTCCTGCCGCAGCAGAACCGCCGCGTCGGCGGCGAGCCGCTCGGCTCCGTCGACCCGATCTCGGCTCTGGGCAAGCGCGTCGTCGTCATCGGCGGCGGCGACACTGGTTCGGACTGCATCGGCACCTCGAATCGCCAGGGTGCCACCGCCGTCGTGCAGCTGGAAATCATGCCGAAGCCGCCGGAGAAGGAAGACAAGCTCACGACCTGGCCGAACTGGCCGCTGAAGCTCAGGACCTCGTCGAGCCATGAGGAAGGAGCCGAGCGCCTGTTCGGCGTCACTGCCACCGCCTTCGAGGGCCAGAACGGCGTCGTCAACAAGGTGCATTGCGTCAAGGTCGATGCCAAGTTCCAGCCGGTTCCCGGCACGGAATTCACCATCGATGCCGACCTGGTGCTGTTCGCCATGGGCTTCGTGCATCCGGTGCATGAAGGCATGATCAACGAGCTCGGCGTCGACAAGGACGGTCGCGGCAACGTCAAGGCCACCGAGGTCGATTACCGCACCTCGGTCGACAAGGTGTTCGCGGCCGGCGATATGCGGCGCGGTCAGAGCCTCGTCGTCTGGGCGATCCGCGAGGGCCGGCAGGCAGCGCGCGCCATCGACGAGTTCATGATGGGCGTCTCCGTGCTACCGCGCTGA
- a CDS encoding lytic murein transglycosylase has product MRNMSRIIRCTAALSLAALLGACAILGNDFASSNEPGLPPLADGPIPPAFTAFVESQWPAAEARGVSRATFVAAFLGVGPDDDVLTKATSQPEFSRAIWDYLDDMAAESRIATGRDVLVRYRSLLDRVEATYGVNREVVVAIWGMESTYGAILRDPTKAKNVVRALATLGWRGGSRSAYGRQQLNAVLRILEHHDVDARHMVGSWAGAMGQTQFIPTTYLGYAVDFDGDGRRDIWSSVPDALASTANYLQKSGWQAGATWGYEVILPPGFDTSLEGRSASLADWTARGFTRATGGAFPRPGDQATLLLPAGPGGPAFLTLRNFQAIKRYNNANAYALGVGHLADRIAGGGPFVTPWPRGYTPLDEAGRAEVQARLRAIGFPLDKIDGKVGPQTVAAIRAYEAQRGLAVTGNASLELLALLRGG; this is encoded by the coding sequence ATGCGGAACATGTCACGGATCATCCGGTGCACCGCCGCCCTGTCGCTTGCCGCCCTGCTTGGCGCCTGCGCCATCCTCGGCAACGATTTCGCATCCTCCAATGAGCCCGGCCTGCCGCCGCTCGCCGATGGTCCGATACCACCAGCCTTCACGGCCTTCGTCGAAAGCCAGTGGCCGGCCGCCGAGGCGCGCGGCGTATCGCGCGCCACCTTCGTCGCCGCCTTCCTTGGTGTCGGCCCCGATGATGACGTGTTGACCAAGGCGACGAGCCAGCCGGAATTCTCCCGCGCCATCTGGGACTATCTCGACGACATGGCGGCGGAAAGCCGCATCGCCACCGGACGCGACGTGCTGGTGCGCTACCGCTCGCTGCTCGACCGCGTCGAGGCGACCTATGGCGTCAATCGCGAGGTGGTCGTTGCCATCTGGGGCATGGAGAGCACCTACGGCGCCATCCTCCGCGATCCCACCAAGGCGAAGAACGTCGTGCGGGCGCTCGCCACGCTCGGCTGGCGCGGCGGCTCGCGTTCCGCCTATGGCCGCCAGCAGCTCAACGCCGTTCTGCGCATCCTCGAGCACCACGACGTCGACGCCCGCCACATGGTCGGCTCCTGGGCCGGGGCCATGGGCCAGACGCAGTTCATCCCCACCACCTATCTTGGCTACGCCGTAGACTTCGACGGCGACGGCCGCCGCGACATCTGGTCCTCGGTGCCGGACGCGCTCGCCTCCACCGCCAATTATCTGCAGAAATCCGGTTGGCAGGCCGGTGCTACCTGGGGCTACGAGGTGATCCTGCCGCCGGGCTTCGACACGTCGCTGGAAGGACGGTCGGCATCGCTCGCCGATTGGACGGCGCGCGGCTTCACCCGCGCCACCGGTGGCGCTTTCCCGCGCCCCGGCGATCAGGCCACCTTGCTGCTGCCGGCCGGCCCCGGCGGCCCGGCCTTCCTCACCTTGCGGAACTTCCAGGCGATCAAGCGCTACAACAACGCCAATGCCTACGCCCTCGGCGTCGGCCATCTCGCCGACCGCATCGCCGGCGGCGGTCCGTTCGTCACGCCCTGGCCGCGCGGTTACACGCCGCTCGACGAGGCCGGCCGCGCCGAGGTGCAGGCGCGTCTCAGGGCGATCGGATTCCCTCTCGACAAGATCGATGGTAAGGTCGGTCCTCAAACCGTCGCCGCCATCCGCGCCTATGAGGCGCAACGCGGCCTCGCCGTCACCGGCAATGCGTCGCTCGAACTGCTGGCGCTGCTGCGGGGCGGCTGA